A portion of the Mycoplasma sp. (ex Biomphalaria glabrata) genome contains these proteins:
- the pgsA gene encoding CDP-diacylglycerol--glycerol-3-phosphate 3-phosphatidyltransferase, with protein sequence MMNNFKQVFPNALTVLRMISFLLVIIFLAIAASDIARLEEFHYIKSGDNGFTFWIVAGAIFTFSAVTDFLDGYLARKWNVVSTFGKFFDPIADKLLINLTLIVMAYYFPRMVPIYIVVIFIMRDTIVDASRMFLASKGIILPAHFSGKLKTVWQMIAILILFFVTPFIVEVLPIKPDGARKDAELAIYITQIPLFISALFSIISGFHYGQEVFKYILTNVKKKPKKQVAKNKK encoded by the coding sequence ATGATGAACAATTTTAAACAAGTATTTCCGAATGCATTAACAGTTCTAAGAATGATTTCTTTCTTGTTAGTAATTATTTTCCTAGCTATTGCGGCTAGCGATATTGCAAGATTGGAAGAATTTCATTACATTAAAAGCGGCGATAATGGATTTACTTTTTGAATAGTGGCAGGCGCAATATTTACTTTCTCAGCTGTTACCGATTTTCTTGATGGATATTTAGCACGCAAGTGAAATGTTGTTTCTACGTTTGGTAAATTTTTTGATCCAATTGCTGATAAATTATTAATTAATTTAACATTAATTGTGATGGCATATTATTTTCCAAGAATGGTGCCGATTTACATTGTTGTTATTTTTATCATGCGTGACACTATTGTTGATGCGTCAAGAATGTTTCTAGCGTCAAAAGGAATCATTTTACCAGCTCATTTCTCTGGGAAATTAAAAACAGTGTGACAAATGATAGCTATTTTAATCTTATTTTTTGTGACACCTTTCATTGTTGAAGTACTACCAATTAAACCTGACGGTGCAAGAAAAGATGCTGAATTAGCGATTTATATTACTCAAATTCCACTATTCATTTCAGCATTATTTAGTATCATTAGTGGATTTCATTACGGGCAAGAAGTTTTTAAATATATTTTGACCAATGTAAAGAAAAAACCTAAAAAACAAGTTGCAAAAAATAAAAAATAA
- a CDS encoding HPF/RaiA family ribosome-associated protein has product MIFNIHSKNYNLQNDTTNFIKEKVKKVLDEHEITCEDDKVNVEIELLKENNFEVKMSLWLTRANHHNFNSVGHHQVLSTAILDAINKTETQVTHYIDKNYKNKFKN; this is encoded by the coding sequence ATGATTTTTAATATTCATTCAAAAAACTATAACTTACAAAACGATACTACAAATTTCATCAAAGAAAAAGTTAAAAAAGTATTAGATGAACACGAAATTACTTGTGAAGATGACAAAGTAAATGTAGAAATCGAATTATTAAAAGAGAACAATTTCGAAGTAAAAATGAGTTTATGACTAACAAGAGCAAATCACCACAATTTTAATTCAGTAGGGCATCATCAAGTTCTAAGTACGGCTATATTAGATGCTATCAATAAAACAGAAACACAAGTCACACACTATATTGATAAAAACTATAAAAACAAATTTAAAAATTAA
- a CDS encoding DJ-1/PfpI family protein, producing MVKNNLNALFLVGDGFEDIECIMTLDILTRGGVKCSIINVNDEVTTTSASKVTIVTETLTANVDSIYDIVIVPGGKSANIVAKSPAATNLIKKHNELGKWTAAICAGPIALSRAGIIDEITISCYPSESITSSIKNAKITKDHLAINEQKKIITAKGPASATVFGLAILELLTSKDVAHEVGRSMLFGVGKIDLDNFIE from the coding sequence ATGGTTAAAAATAATTTAAATGCTTTATTCTTGGTAGGGGATGGTTTTGAAGATATCGAGTGCATAATGACATTAGATATATTAACTCGTGGGGGAGTTAAATGTTCAATAATTAATGTTAATGATGAAGTAACGACTACTAGTGCTTCAAAAGTAACGATTGTGACGGAAACACTAACAGCGAATGTTGATTCGATATATGACATTGTTATTGTTCCTGGGGGAAAATCAGCTAATATAGTTGCTAAGTCACCAGCCGCAACGAACTTAATTAAAAAACATAATGAGTTAGGTAAATGAACTGCTGCTATATGCGCAGGACCAATTGCTTTATCACGTGCCGGTATTATTGATGAAATAACTATTTCATGTTATCCTAGTGAATCAATTACTAGCAGCATAAAAAACGCTAAAATAACAAAGGACCATTTAGCTATTAATGAACAAAAGAAAATCATAACAGCAAAAGGGCCGGCTTCAGCAACTGTTTTTGGATTAGCGATTCTTGAATTATTGACAAGCAAAGATGTTGCTCATGAAGTTGGTAGATCAATGTTATTTGGAGTGGGTAAAATCGATTTAGATAATTTTATTGAATAG
- a CDS encoding zinc metallopeptidase, protein MDLQSSQMLSMLLLLTTFVLQIFVHFWFKNAVNKYSKMTARNGRTGYSMAIEMLQKHGIYDVQIIQGTNFLSDCYNPKNKTITLSPDVYHGNSIMAQAVACHEVGHAVQWHKGYEAISIRNLILPIANFASKVLWFLFILLFLGIFLNFVSFSGMITIIMGIVIALGCIAIFQLVTLPIEFDASKRAKEYLKQNNFLTQEEFQGAKIVLNRAAMTYVIAFISTILTIAAYIIRFTALARR, encoded by the coding sequence ATGGATTTACAATCATCTCAAATGTTATCGATGCTTTTATTATTAACAACATTTGTCCTACAAATTTTTGTTCACTTTTGGTTTAAAAATGCAGTTAATAAATATTCAAAAATGACTGCAAGAAACGGAAGAACAGGTTATTCAATGGCAATAGAGATGCTGCAAAAACATGGAATTTATGATGTTCAAATAATTCAAGGAACAAATTTTTTATCAGATTGTTATAACCCAAAAAATAAAACAATTACTTTATCACCTGATGTTTATCATGGTAACAGTATTATGGCTCAAGCTGTTGCTTGTCATGAAGTTGGTCATGCAGTTCAATGACACAAAGGTTATGAAGCAATATCAATCAGAAATCTTATTTTACCAATAGCTAATTTTGCCTCAAAAGTATTATGATTTTTATTTATTTTATTATTTTTAGGAATTTTTTTAAATTTTGTTAGTTTTAGCGGAATGATAACTATTATTATGGGAATCGTTATTGCGTTAGGTTGTATAGCTATTTTTCAATTAGTTACCTTACCGATTGAATTTGATGCATCTAAGAGAGCTAAAGAATATTTAAAACAAAACAATTTTTTAACTCAAGAAGAATTTCAAGGGGCAAAAATTGTTTTAAACAGAGCAGCTATGACTTATGTAATCGCTTTTATTTCTACTATATTAACAATCGCTGCTTATATAATAAGATTTACAGCCTTGGCACGTAGATAA
- a CDS encoding type III pantothenate kinase, which translates to MKTIYCDIGNTNIKFMACNDKKISYHIIPTKDKKYFKNGFWNNLPSWLTNDQEIRLVICSVVPEIYSKIILETKKISNILEIVNLNRENINIRICTDNPHQVGTDLLVLGFFVAHQVNSGIIVNMGTTTTISFIKDKEFYGTVIAPGLMMSLEALTKNASQLKKIDISTCEKFIGKNTIESVSIGVINGHALMIKALVDNIASDVPVYLSGGNAFYVRKLLPQYIYVEQATLNGMKTIDENNIQKISN; encoded by the coding sequence ATGAAAACAATATATTGTGATATTGGAAATACTAATATTAAATTTATGGCATGTAATGATAAGAAAATTAGTTATCACATTATCCCTACAAAAGACAAAAAGTATTTCAAAAACGGTTTTTGAAATAATTTACCTAGTTGACTAACTAATGATCAAGAAATTAGATTAGTAATTTGTTCAGTTGTTCCAGAGATTTATAGCAAAATTATTTTAGAAACTAAAAAAATTTCCAATATTTTAGAAATTGTTAATTTAAATAGGGAAAATATTAATATAAGAATTTGCACAGATAATCCTCATCAAGTTGGAACTGATTTACTTGTTTTAGGATTTTTTGTGGCCCATCAAGTAAATAGCGGCATAATTGTAAATATGGGGACAACTACAACTATTTCATTTATTAAGGATAAGGAATTTTATGGGACAGTGATTGCTCCTGGATTGATGATGTCGTTAGAAGCGTTAACTAAGAATGCTTCACAACTTAAAAAAATTGATATATCTACGTGTGAAAAATTTATTGGAAAGAATACTATTGAATCTGTTTCAATTGGTGTTATTAATGGACACGCTTTGATGATAAAAGCGTTAGTTGATAATATTGCTAGTGATGTTCCAGTATATTTATCAGGTGGAAATGCTTTTTATGTTAGAAAATTATTACCTCAATATATTTATGTAGAGCAAGCTACATTAAATGGTATGAAAACAATTGACGAAAATAACATTCAAAAAATTTCAAATTAA
- a CDS encoding Holliday junction resolvase RecU: MLQNGKKIEKMFIKFKNNGFKTLALFRVRDYYESNKNHENFSNEISCDFIGVMNGIFIAIELKSTSNPIGFNKYKISKNQHSFLRKTVESNGLSCVFIYFENKDVLFYTNYNFFKDFKVPQKLNFEYCSNNFKQINNVSTNPTTTWELERVIKKEVVKLIWNFLNVIFVNCFHTI, encoded by the coding sequence ATGTTACAAAATGGTAAAAAAATTGAAAAAATGTTTATTAAATTTAAAAATAATGGATTTAAAACTTTAGCTTTATTTAGAGTTAGAGATTACTATGAATCAAATAAAAACCATGAAAATTTCTCAAATGAAATATCTTGTGATTTTATAGGTGTAATGAATGGTATTTTTATTGCTATAGAATTAAAAAGCACTAGTAACCCGATTGGTTTTAATAAATATAAAATTTCTAAAAATCAGCACTCCTTTTTACGGAAAACAGTTGAGTCAAATGGATTAAGTTGTGTATTTATATATTTCGAAAATAAAGATGTATTGTTTTACACAAATTATAATTTTTTTAAAGATTTTAAGGTTCCCCAAAAACTAAACTTTGAGTATTGTTCTAATAACTTTAAACAAATTAATAATGTATCAACTAATCCAACCACTACTTGAGAGTTGGAAAGAGTTATTAAAAAGGAAGTTGTTAAATTAATTTGAAATTTTTTGAATGTTATTTTCGTCAATTGTTTTCATACCATTTAA
- a CDS encoding DivIVA domain-containing protein gives MSVPIKDDQVSNLSIDDITNKEFSIELKGYNVREVNAFLDIVINDYHIMNELNHSLKMQLATAEKYNRELRERLNQLTHENNTIMDHTQNIQSGNYGNLDLIKRLSKLEEIVFSHTKPIPKK, from the coding sequence ATGTCAGTGCCAATTAAAGATGACCAAGTTTCTAACTTATCAATTGATGATATAACGAATAAAGAATTTTCTATTGAACTAAAAGGGTATAATGTTCGCGAAGTTAATGCCTTTTTGGATATCGTTATTAACGATTATCACATTATGAATGAATTGAATCATTCATTAAAAATGCAATTAGCAACAGCAGAAAAATATAACCGTGAATTACGTGAACGTTTAAATCAATTGACTCATGAGAATAATACTATCATGGATCACACACAAAACATCCAAAGTGGAAATTATGGAAATCTAGATTTAATTAAACGTTTATCAAAATTAGAAGAGATAGTTTTTTCTCATACTAAACCTATTCCAAAGAAGTAG
- a CDS encoding flavoprotein has protein sequence MKKILIIASGSVALVKTPTLIQLLKTRYEIRVITTDCVKNNYKNYSSLNSIKEISNLESYPQSHIENAKWADLILVVPAIAKKLELAKLICKELN, from the coding sequence ATGAAAAAAATATTAATTATTGCTAGCGGGAGTGTTGCTCTAGTAAAAACACCTACTCTTATTCAACTACTTAAAACAAGGTATGAAATTAGAGTAATAACAACAGATTGCGTTAAAAATAACTACAAAAATTATTCTTCCTTAAACTCAATTAAAGAAATTTCAAATCTAGAATCATACCCACAATCACATATTGAAAATGCTAAATGAGCAGATTTAATACTAGTCGTTCCAGCCATAGCAAAGAAATTAGAATTAGCTAAATTGATTTGTAAGGAATTAAATTAA